From a single Gimesia fumaroli genomic region:
- a CDS encoding adenosine deaminase, with translation MDDFIAQLPKAELHLHIEGTLEPELAFALAEKNKITLPFKSVDEMRAAYNFSDLQSFLDLYYASISVVQTEEDFHDLTLAYLKKAASQNVRHTEIFFDPQSHTARNIPMGTVINGITAALREAQSELGVSSKLILSFLRHLSEAAAMETLQQALPFRDQFIGIGLDSSELGHPPSKFVNVFEEVRRQGFRVVCHAGEEGPPEYINEALDQLHAERIDHGVRCMEDAALVKRLAEEQIPLTVCPLSNVRLCVFKTMSDHTIKQMMDAGLLVTVNSDDPPYFGGYVNENYQAIQEAFGLTREDLVQLARNSFTAAFLSDEEKQKLIAELPEF, from the coding sequence ATGGACGATTTCATTGCTCAACTGCCCAAAGCAGAACTACATTTACACATTGAAGGAACATTGGAACCAGAGCTGGCTTTTGCGCTTGCGGAGAAGAACAAGATCACGCTCCCCTTCAAGTCGGTGGATGAGATGCGAGCCGCGTATAACTTTTCTGACCTGCAGTCGTTTCTCGACTTGTATTACGCCTCGATCAGTGTGGTACAGACGGAAGAAGACTTTCACGATCTGACTCTGGCTTACCTGAAAAAAGCGGCTTCCCAGAACGTGCGGCACACCGAAATATTCTTTGATCCCCAGTCACATACGGCCCGTAATATTCCTATGGGAACGGTCATCAATGGTATCACAGCGGCGCTTCGGGAAGCACAATCAGAGCTTGGCGTTTCCTCGAAACTGATTCTCAGCTTCCTGCGACATCTTTCAGAAGCAGCAGCGATGGAGACCCTACAGCAGGCACTTCCCTTCCGTGATCAATTTATCGGCATCGGCCTGGATTCTTCGGAACTGGGGCATCCCCCGTCCAAATTTGTGAACGTGTTCGAGGAAGTCCGTCGGCAGGGGTTCCGGGTGGTGTGCCATGCAGGTGAAGAAGGTCCGCCGGAATACATCAATGAAGCTCTGGACCAGCTGCACGCCGAACGCATCGACCATGGGGTACGTTGTATGGAAGATGCGGCTCTTGTCAAACGGCTTGCGGAAGAACAGATTCCACTCACCGTTTGTCCGCTGTCCAACGTACGATTATGCGTTTTTAAAACAATGTCGGATCACACGATCAAGCAAATGATGGATGCCGGCCTGTTGGTGACCGTAAACTCCGATGACCCTCCCTACTTCGGCGGTTACGTCAACGAAAATTATCAGGCCATTCAGGAAGCCTTTGGTCTAACGCGCGAGGATCTGGTACAACTCGCCCGGAATTCATTCACCGCGGCGTTTCTCTCTGACGAGGAAAAGCAGAAACTGATTGCCGAACTACCGGAGTTTTAA
- a CDS encoding DUF6717 family protein produces the protein MSTEQAATDETHPSRFHWQRLILLIVGLIFLAVGVAWQLKLLPFGSSLPRQNAIMVIAPYQHQGTWVFDDSSAGLVQEPFVAGVPEMIDVIVADIPDADEGFRLLFSAKPFPKFQKKLIWLRGDQGGNYYRFEDSDMEGWICPAMFKYYETAPKELYVKAEPMK, from the coding sequence ATGAGCACAGAACAAGCCGCAACTGATGAAACACACCCGTCCCGATTTCACTGGCAACGGCTGATTCTGCTGATTGTAGGGCTGATTTTCCTCGCAGTGGGCGTCGCCTGGCAACTCAAGCTGCTACCGTTCGGAAGCAGTTTGCCTCGTCAAAACGCGATCATGGTCATCGCCCCTTATCAGCATCAGGGAACCTGGGTTTTCGATGACAGTTCCGCCGGTCTGGTACAAGAACCGTTTGTTGCCGGCGTTCCCGAGATGATCGATGTCATCGTCGCCGACATTCCTGACGCCGACGAAGGGTTTCGGCTGCTGTTCTCTGCCAAACCGTTCCCGAAGTTTCAGAAAAAGCTGATCTGGCTGCGTGGTGATCAGGGGGGCAACTATTACCGCTTCGAAGATTCCGACATGGAAGGCTGGATCTGCCCCGCCATGTTCAAATATTACGAGACCGCCCCCAAAGAACTCTACGTCAAAGCCGAGCCGATGAAATAA